A region from the Lysobacter antibioticus genome encodes:
- a CDS encoding TonB-dependent receptor — MNGKTLRKSGLCMAMGICLASMALQPALAANTDGSLAGRVTAGAEVTVRSTETGFTRTVKADESGNYRFPFLPIGTYQLQASKDGAAVGEPIEVVVSLGNEANINLGDATNLGAVQVIGSRVISPVDVRSTESATNVTKAELERVPVGRDAQSVALLAPGVIQGQYGGASFGGSSVSENAVYINGLNVTDFYKRVGFSSVPFGFFKEFQVKTGGYSVEYGRTTGGVINAVTQSGTNEFRYGAELVWEPASLQSKGKNHYDADGNPFRIASKDQYDRTNLNVHASGPIVKDRLFFYAMYEFRDYQPESTNDAGSTFFKGKSDKGFWGAKLDWQISDKHLLEFLAFSDKNETTTDNYQYDFDAGQRGNRSNTQFNEAGGTNWALTYTGYLTENFSMKALYGENKRDRIQSSLNDIACDAVQDRRVAGLPQIGCVSSAQIEVGLDKREAARLDFEWQLGNHLLRFGLDREVNTSDNESFYPGPSRKFFQIYPTRPGTTLENGGVVPAGVTAYVRARQQEVRGNFESINSAYYLEDNWQITPDFMLNAGVRIEGFDNKNGEGNTYIKIDDMVAPRLGFSWDFKGDGRSKVFGNVGRYFLPIVNQINVKQAGAFLDERTFYVFNGLEPFQYNGSTYYRPILGAQIGAVDNSQGDGTVGDLRSEVDADIDPVYQDEAILGFQSMIDDTWSWGVRGIYRRLHNAIDDMEITSNGILCGGEPGSIGYVMANPGKDVTLYTDTNCDGTNDGFVTIDTSRAGWALYDDDGNYVGERGWVKPKRTYRALEFMLDRAWDDKWAFNASYTWSKSEGNAEGPSNSDFGFDNTGRTESFDDPFVNLNGNGPLPNDRRHQIKLRGAYAFDDHWSVGATLNAQSGRPINAFGKGNPFDDTSYHSFYVCVSNCTADASQRVYELRRRGSGGHLPWTFDIGASLSYQRSIGAADLRVKLAVYNLLNNQRKLEVDDEFETGIGVPNEFYRYGTGYQSPRYAQLTVSVDF, encoded by the coding sequence ATGAACGGCAAGACCTTGCGTAAGTCCGGGCTGTGCATGGCGATGGGGATCTGCCTTGCTTCGATGGCGCTGCAGCCGGCGCTGGCGGCCAACACCGACGGCTCGCTCGCCGGCCGGGTGACCGCCGGCGCCGAGGTCACGGTGCGCAGCACCGAGACCGGTTTCACCCGCACCGTGAAGGCCGACGAAAGCGGCAACTACCGCTTCCCGTTCCTGCCGATCGGCACCTATCAGTTGCAGGCCAGCAAGGACGGCGCCGCGGTCGGCGAGCCGATCGAGGTGGTGGTGAGCCTGGGCAACGAGGCCAACATCAACCTCGGCGACGCGACCAACCTCGGCGCGGTGCAGGTGATCGGCTCGCGGGTGATCTCGCCGGTCGACGTGCGTTCGACCGAGTCGGCGACCAACGTCACCAAGGCCGAGCTCGAACGCGTGCCGGTCGGCCGCGATGCGCAATCGGTGGCCTTGCTCGCGCCCGGCGTGATCCAGGGCCAATACGGCGGCGCCTCGTTCGGCGGCTCGTCGGTGTCGGAGAACGCCGTCTACATCAACGGCCTCAACGTCACCGACTTCTACAAGCGCGTGGGCTTCTCCTCGGTGCCGTTCGGCTTCTTCAAGGAGTTCCAGGTCAAGACCGGCGGCTACTCGGTCGAGTACGGCCGGACCACCGGTGGCGTGATCAATGCGGTGACCCAGTCGGGCACCAACGAATTCCGCTACGGCGCCGAACTGGTGTGGGAGCCGGCTTCGCTGCAGTCCAAGGGCAAGAACCACTACGACGCCGACGGCAATCCGTTCCGCATCGCCAGCAAGGACCAGTACGACCGCACCAACCTCAACGTCCACGCCTCCGGTCCGATCGTCAAGGACAGGCTGTTCTTCTACGCGATGTACGAGTTCCGCGACTATCAGCCGGAAAGCACCAACGACGCCGGCAGCACCTTCTTCAAGGGCAAGTCCGACAAGGGCTTCTGGGGCGCCAAGCTGGATTGGCAGATCAGCGACAAGCACCTGCTCGAGTTCCTGGCCTTCTCGGACAAGAACGAGACCACCACCGACAACTATCAGTACGACTTCGATGCCGGCCAGCGCGGCAACCGTTCCAACACCCAATTCAACGAGGCCGGCGGCACCAACTGGGCGCTGACCTACACCGGCTACCTCACCGAGAACTTCTCGATGAAGGCGCTGTACGGCGAGAACAAGCGCGACCGCATCCAGAGCAGCCTCAACGACATCGCCTGCGATGCGGTGCAGGACCGCCGCGTCGCCGGCCTGCCGCAGATCGGCTGCGTGTCGTCGGCGCAGATCGAAGTAGGCCTGGACAAGCGCGAGGCGGCGCGCCTGGACTTCGAGTGGCAGCTCGGCAACCACCTGCTGCGCTTCGGCCTGGACCGCGAAGTCAACACCTCCGACAACGAGAGCTTCTACCCGGGGCCGTCGCGCAAGTTCTTCCAGATCTACCCGACCCGCCCGGGCACCACGCTGGAAAACGGCGGCGTCGTGCCGGCCGGCGTCACCGCCTACGTGCGCGCGCGCCAGCAGGAAGTGCGCGGCAACTTCGAGTCGATCAACTCGGCGTACTACCTCGAGGACAACTGGCAGATCACCCCGGACTTCATGCTCAACGCCGGCGTGCGCATCGAGGGCTTCGACAACAAGAACGGCGAAGGCAACACCTACATCAAGATCGACGACATGGTCGCGCCGCGCCTGGGCTTCTCCTGGGACTTCAAGGGCGACGGCCGTTCCAAGGTGTTCGGCAACGTCGGCCGTTACTTCCTGCCGATCGTCAACCAGATCAACGTCAAGCAGGCCGGCGCCTTCCTCGACGAGCGCACCTTCTACGTGTTCAACGGCCTGGAGCCGTTCCAGTACAACGGCTCGACTTACTACCGCCCGATCCTGGGCGCGCAGATCGGCGCGGTCGACAACAGCCAGGGCGACGGCACCGTCGGCGACCTGCGCAGCGAGGTCGACGCCGATATCGACCCGGTCTACCAGGACGAGGCCATCCTCGGCTTCCAGTCGATGATCGACGACACCTGGTCGTGGGGCGTGCGCGGCATCTACCGCCGCCTGCACAACGCCATCGACGACATGGAAATCACCTCCAACGGCATCCTGTGCGGCGGCGAACCCGGCAGCATCGGCTACGTCATGGCCAACCCGGGCAAGGACGTCACCCTCTACACCGACACCAACTGCGACGGCACCAACGACGGTTTCGTCACCATCGACACCTCGCGCGCCGGCTGGGCCTTGTACGACGACGACGGCAACTACGTCGGCGAGCGCGGCTGGGTCAAGCCCAAGCGCACCTACCGCGCGCTGGAGTTCATGCTCGACCGCGCCTGGGACGACAAGTGGGCCTTCAATGCGTCCTACACCTGGTCCAAGAGCGAGGGTAATGCGGAAGGGCCGTCGAACTCCGACTTCGGTTTCGACAACACCGGCCGCACCGAGTCCTTCGACGACCCGTTCGTGAACTTGAACGGCAACGGCCCCTTGCCGAACGACCGTCGCCACCAGATCAAACTGCGCGGCGCCTACGCCTTCGACGACCACTGGTCGGTGGGCGCCACCTTGAATGCGCAGTCGGGCCGGCCGATCAACGCCTTCGGCAAGGGCAATCCGTTCGACGACACCAGTTACCACAGCTTCTACGTCTGCGTGTCCAACTGCACCGCCGATGCTTCGCAGCGCGTGTACGAACTGCGTCGCCGCGGTTCGGGCGGGCACCTGCCGTGGACCTTCGACATCGGTGCCAGCCTGAGCTATCAGCGTTCGATCGGTGCAGCCGACCTGCGGGTCAAGCTGGCGGTCTACAACCTGCTCAACAACCAGCGCAAGCTCGAAGTCGACGACGAGTTCGAGACCGGTATCGGCGTGCCGAACGAGTTCTATCGCTACGGCACCGGTTACCAGAGCCCGCGCTACGCCCAGCTGACCGTGTCCGTGGATTTCTGA
- a CDS encoding serine hydrolase, whose translation MRHRPRSPVLIFILALLAAPLAGAAAGRVDAPGADDANRRALDRIFDDAMARYRLPGLAMGVVEDGAVTYQRTAGELVAGEGAAITPDSVFKIASNTKSMTTALLARLVDAGKLRWDDPVRRYLPDFRMHEDWVTREMQVRDLLIHNSGLRAGAGDLMLWPEPNTFTRADILRGLRYLKPVHSFRSRYDYDNLLYIVAGEVAAAAGGAPYETLLRREVFEPLGLSRCRIGDWSRDAVGDVAQPHVRRDGGNVAVRRDGAQIAATTMDPAGGVRCSLRDMTAWIGAWLDPERAGADGKPWLSPRQREELWRPQMAMTVSKRQREWSRTHFAAYGYGWRLSDTDGRLKVSHTGTLMGMYSLVTLLPERRSGFVVLINGEAGQARSVLDQVLSERIGAPATARTVAYYADALEREAAAPAAKRAPDTSKRTAIRPSTLSGRLGVYRDPWFGEASVCARGDGVEFVARKSPLLAGKIMSVGERLLLDWSADEVDAEAWLDFATATDGAVALTLAKVDPDADFSYDYEDLAFARIGDCP comes from the coding sequence ATGCGACACAGACCCCGTTCGCCGGTCCTGATTTTTATTCTTGCGCTGCTCGCCGCGCCCCTGGCGGGCGCGGCGGCCGGACGTGTCGATGCGCCGGGCGCCGATGACGCGAACCGGCGAGCGCTGGACCGCATTTTCGACGACGCCATGGCGCGCTACCGCCTGCCCGGGCTCGCAATGGGCGTAGTCGAAGATGGCGCGGTGACCTATCAGCGCACGGCAGGCGAGTTGGTGGCCGGCGAGGGCGCGGCGATCACGCCCGACAGCGTGTTCAAGATCGCCTCGAACACCAAGTCGATGACCACCGCCTTGCTGGCGCGCCTGGTCGATGCCGGCAAGCTGCGCTGGGACGACCCGGTGAGGCGCTATCTGCCGGATTTCCGCATGCACGAGGATTGGGTCACGCGCGAGATGCAGGTGCGCGACCTGCTGATCCACAACAGCGGCCTGCGTGCCGGTGCCGGCGACCTGATGCTGTGGCCGGAGCCCAACACGTTCACCCGGGCCGACATCCTGCGCGGCCTGCGCTATCTCAAACCCGTACACAGCTTCCGCTCGCGCTACGACTACGACAATCTGCTCTACATCGTCGCCGGCGAAGTGGCCGCCGCGGCCGGCGGCGCGCCTTATGAAACCCTGCTGCGGCGCGAAGTGTTCGAGCCCTTGGGCTTGTCGCGCTGCCGGATCGGCGATTGGAGCCGCGATGCGGTTGGGGACGTCGCGCAACCGCACGTGCGGCGCGACGGCGGCAATGTCGCGGTGCGCCGCGACGGTGCGCAGATCGCGGCGACGACGATGGACCCGGCCGGCGGCGTGCGCTGCAGTCTGCGCGATATGACCGCATGGATCGGGGCCTGGCTCGACCCCGAGCGCGCAGGCGCCGACGGCAAACCCTGGCTGTCGCCGCGGCAGCGCGAGGAACTGTGGCGGCCGCAGATGGCGATGACGGTGTCGAAACGGCAGCGCGAATGGAGCCGGACCCATTTCGCCGCCTACGGCTACGGCTGGCGGCTCAGCGATACCGACGGCCGGCTCAAGGTCTCGCATACCGGCACGCTGATGGGCATGTACTCGTTGGTGACCTTGCTGCCCGAGCGCCGCAGCGGTTTCGTCGTGCTGATCAACGGCGAGGCCGGACAGGCGCGCAGCGTGCTCGACCAAGTCCTCAGCGAGCGCATCGGTGCGCCGGCGACGGCCCGTACGGTGGCTTATTACGCCGATGCGCTGGAGCGCGAGGCAGCGGCGCCGGCCGCGAAGCGCGCGCCGGATACCTCGAAGCGCACGGCGATACGCCCATCGACGCTGAGCGGCCGCCTGGGCGTCTATCGCGACCCTTGGTTCGGCGAGGCCTCGGTCTGCGCGCGCGGCGACGGCGTCGAGTTCGTTGCGCGCAAGTCGCCCTTGCTCGCGGGTAAGATCATGAGTGTCGGCGAGCGCCTGTTGCTCGACTGGAGCGCGGACGAAGTCGATGCCGAGGCTTGGCTCGACTTCGCGACTGCGACCGACGGCGCCGTCGCCCTGACACTGGCCAAGGTCGATCCCGATGCGGATTTCAGCTACGACTACGAAGACCTGGCGTTCGCGCGCATTGGCGACTGCCCTTGA
- a CDS encoding M15 family metallopeptidase produces MRISATTTKTWRSRALATALELSAALALTACATPPVVPSKAQAVAPQLSPASDAAGAGMVEIRSLVWDISLDIRYAGHDNFVGRPVKGYEAAGCYLHERVAQALARVERSLRPQGLMLRIYDCYRPVRAVQDFVVWAGDLDDQSSKPQYYPNLDKRDLLGDYISPTSGHSRGATVDLSLLELREDRFEPMDMGTPFDFFDETAHTASPNVSARQRSNRELLRSAMRREGFENYPLEWWHYTYKPEPTPRTAFDFPVR; encoded by the coding sequence ATGCGGATTTCAGCTACGACTACGAAGACCTGGCGTTCGCGCGCATTGGCGACTGCCCTTGAGTTGAGCGCGGCATTGGCGCTCACGGCCTGCGCTACGCCGCCGGTAGTTCCGTCCAAGGCGCAAGCGGTCGCGCCCCAGTTGTCGCCTGCGAGCGATGCCGCCGGCGCCGGCATGGTCGAGATCCGATCATTGGTCTGGGACATTTCCTTGGACATCCGTTATGCCGGCCACGACAACTTCGTCGGCCGGCCCGTCAAGGGCTACGAGGCGGCCGGATGCTATCTGCACGAACGCGTCGCCCAGGCGTTGGCCCGGGTCGAACGCAGCCTGCGCCCGCAAGGGCTGATGCTGCGGATCTACGACTGCTACCGGCCGGTGCGCGCGGTTCAGGACTTCGTCGTCTGGGCCGGCGACCTCGACGATCAGAGCAGTAAGCCGCAGTACTACCCGAACCTCGACAAACGCGACTTGCTCGGCGACTACATCTCGCCGACTTCGGGCCACAGCCGTGGCGCCACCGTCGACCTGAGCCTGTTGGAGCTGCGCGAGGACCGCTTCGAGCCGATGGACATGGGCACGCCCTTCGACTTCTTCGACGAAACCGCGCATACCGCCTCGCCGAACGTGAGCGCCCGGCAGCGTTCCAACCGCGAGCTGCTGCGCTCGGCGATGCGCCGCGAGGGATTCGAGAATTATCCTTTGGAGTGGTGGCACTACACCTACAAGCCAGAACCGACGCCGCGCACGGCGTTCGATTTTCCGGTGAGGTGA
- a CDS encoding serine hydrolase domain-containing protein — protein MRTLTLTLGLSALIAGCAGAPVSSTTDPASADPATAERVDALMRDYAGTGPGASLLVVRGGQAVLRRGYGLAEVESGAAATPQTNYRLASISKQFTAAAVLLLVEDGKLGLDDPIKRWLPSLPKAADAITLRQILSHTSGLIDYEDVMPPEFDDRDRQMHDRDVLRVLEGQDRTYFVPGRDYRYSNSGYALLALTVEQASGKRYADFLRERIFLPLGMRDTVAYERGVSEVAHRAYGYSFEGRWTRTDQSPTSAVLGDGGIYSSIDDLTRWDAALYDDRLLSDASRRLAFSPHTSTDLADVAYGYGWRITGETLWHSGESIGFRNVIVRYPQRRLTVVLLSNRNDPEPYRLALRIAELYLPAAAEAGR, from the coding sequence ATGCGAACGCTCACCCTGACCCTGGGGCTGTCCGCCCTGATCGCCGGCTGCGCCGGCGCGCCGGTTTCCTCGACCACCGATCCTGCGAGCGCCGACCCAGCCACGGCCGAGCGCGTCGACGCCTTGATGCGCGACTACGCCGGCACGGGCCCCGGCGCTTCGTTGCTGGTGGTGCGCGGCGGCCAGGCGGTGCTACGCCGCGGCTACGGCCTGGCGGAGGTCGAAAGCGGCGCCGCGGCAACCCCGCAGACCAACTACCGCCTGGCCTCGATCAGCAAGCAGTTCACCGCCGCTGCGGTGCTGTTGCTCGTCGAGGACGGCAAGCTCGGTCTCGACGACCCGATCAAGCGTTGGCTGCCGTCGCTGCCCAAGGCCGCCGATGCCATCACCCTGCGCCAGATCCTCAGTCACACCTCGGGCCTGATCGACTACGAGGACGTCATGCCGCCGGAGTTCGACGACCGCGACCGCCAGATGCACGACCGCGACGTGTTGCGCGTCCTCGAAGGCCAGGACCGCACCTATTTCGTCCCCGGCCGGGACTATCGCTACAGCAACAGCGGCTACGCCCTGCTCGCGCTGACGGTCGAGCAGGCTTCCGGCAAACGCTACGCGGACTTCCTGCGCGAGCGCATCTTTCTGCCGCTGGGCATGCGCGATACCGTCGCCTACGAGCGCGGCGTGTCCGAGGTCGCGCACCGCGCTTACGGCTACAGCTTCGAGGGCCGCTGGACCCGCACCGACCAGAGCCCGACCAGCGCGGTGCTCGGCGACGGCGGCATCTATTCCTCGATCGACGACCTGACCCGCTGGGACGCGGCCCTGTACGACGACCGCTTGCTCAGCGACGCATCGCGACGGCTGGCCTTCAGCCCGCATACCTCCACCGATTTGGCGGATGTCGCCTATGGCTACGGTTGGCGCATCACCGGCGAGACCCTGTGGCATTCCGGCGAAAGCATCGGCTTTCGCAACGTCATCGTGCGTTACCCGCAGCGGCGCCTGACCGTGGTCCTGCTGAGCAACCGCAACGACCCCGAGCCGTATCGCCTGGCGTTGCGGATTGCGGAGCTGTACTTGCCGGCGGCTGCAGAGGCGGGTCGTTGA
- a CDS encoding MarR family winged helix-turn-helix transcriptional regulator has product MKKPAAPAKSPQPTLLLDDQLCFALYSTSLALNKVYRKLLAKLGLTYPQYLVMMVLWERDEVTVSEIGERLFLDSATLTPLLKRLEAAGLVTRTRAASDERQVIIELSKSGRALKTKAQGIPHGVSCAVEGCSYEQLALIKQQLESLRESLIRKG; this is encoded by the coding sequence ATGAAGAAGCCCGCCGCCCCCGCCAAATCGCCGCAGCCGACCCTGTTGCTCGACGACCAGCTGTGCTTCGCCCTGTATTCCACCAGCCTGGCGCTCAACAAGGTCTATCGAAAACTGCTGGCCAAGCTCGGCCTGACTTATCCGCAGTACCTGGTGATGATGGTGCTGTGGGAGCGCGATGAGGTGACGGTGTCGGAGATCGGCGAACGCCTGTTCCTCGATTCGGCCACGCTGACGCCGCTGCTGAAGCGGCTCGAAGCCGCAGGCCTGGTTACGCGCACCCGTGCCGCCAGCGACGAGCGCCAGGTCATCATCGAACTGAGCAAGTCGGGCCGCGCCTTGAAGACCAAGGCCCAGGGCATTCCGCATGGCGTGTCGTGCGCGGTCGAAGGTTGCTCTTACGAGCAACTGGCGCTGATCAAGCAGCAACTCGAAAGTCTGCGCGAGAGTCTGATCCGAAAAGGTTGA
- a CDS encoding organic hydroperoxide resistance protein yields MSIEKVLYTAHAHVTGGRDGRAVFSDNALDAKLTTPRELGGAGGDGTNPEQLFAAGYSACFMGALKFVAGREKIALPADAAIDGSVGIGQIPTGFGIEVELKISLPGLPREQAQALVDKAHVVCPYSNATRGNIDVTLTLV; encoded by the coding sequence ATGTCCATCGAAAAAGTCCTCTACACCGCCCACGCTCACGTCACCGGCGGCCGCGACGGCCGCGCCGTCTTCTCCGACAACGCGCTCGACGCCAAGCTGACCACCCCGCGCGAACTCGGCGGCGCCGGCGGCGACGGCACCAACCCGGAGCAGTTGTTCGCTGCCGGCTATTCGGCCTGCTTCATGGGCGCGCTGAAGTTCGTCGCCGGCCGCGAGAAGATCGCGCTGCCTGCCGACGCGGCGATCGACGGCAGCGTCGGCATCGGCCAGATCCCGACCGGCTTCGGCATCGAAGTCGAACTGAAGATCTCCCTGCCGGGCCTGCCGCGCGAACAGGCGCAGGCGCTGGTCGACAAGGCCCACGTGGTCTGCCCGTACTCCAACGCCACTCGCGGCAACATCGACGTGACCTTGACCCTGGTCTGA